One genomic region from Leifsonia poae encodes:
- a CDS encoding lipopolysaccharide biosynthesis protein: protein MSDRRSPRPPARHRGERGGATSASALSDRGPSVDLDVVDPATIGDAADLAAATPAETLTEETLAEAELADAELADTDLADTGGGRPTGPARTGPARAGRGAPAAPRLGAQAARGAAVTLGAQGGKVLVQIVSVVVLARLLSPHDYGLIAMVVAIIGVGELVRDFGLSSAAIQATTVTRGQRDNLFWVNAAIGLTLSAVVFVGAGLIAAAFGQPDLVPISHALSLTFLINGLGTQYRADLVRRLKFSAVASADITAPAVALVIAIGGALLGWGYWALVAQQLSQALVLLIVLVAAAGWLPRLPRRSESIRGFLRFGWNMLASQLVSYISNNVDNVLVGIRFGPLTLGVYSRAFQLLMTPLNQVRIPLTTVALPVFSRLKHERARFDDWLCRGQLALGYTIVAGLALVAGASEPLTAILLGPHWSEAAPILRMFAIAGIFQLLAFVGYWVYVSRALTGDLLRYSLVSAAIKIVCILIGVSGGVMGVAIAYAIAPAISWPISLWWLSRRTQIPTARLYAGAGRILTLAVLTAVASGVATWLCTPWGAIVQVAASIGAALAVYALATLLVPAVRRDLGGVLAAARMIRSR, encoded by the coding sequence GTGAGCGACCGGCGCTCGCCACGCCCGCCCGCCCGCCACCGCGGCGAGCGCGGAGGAGCGACGAGCGCATCCGCTCTGAGCGACCGCGGGCCGTCCGTCGACCTCGATGTCGTCGACCCTGCGACCATCGGCGATGCGGCCGACCTCGCCGCGGCGACCCCCGCCGAGACCCTGACCGAGGAGACCCTGGCCGAAGCGGAGCTCGCCGATGCCGAACTCGCCGACACGGACCTCGCCGACACCGGCGGTGGGCGCCCCACCGGGCCGGCCCGCACCGGGCCGGCCCGTGCCGGGCGGGGTGCACCGGCCGCGCCGCGGCTCGGCGCTCAGGCCGCCCGCGGAGCCGCGGTCACGCTCGGGGCGCAGGGCGGCAAGGTGCTCGTGCAGATCGTGTCGGTGGTCGTGCTGGCACGCCTGCTCTCCCCCCACGACTACGGACTCATCGCGATGGTCGTCGCGATCATCGGCGTCGGCGAACTGGTGCGCGACTTCGGGCTCTCTTCCGCCGCCATCCAGGCCACCACCGTCACCCGCGGACAACGCGACAACCTCTTCTGGGTGAACGCCGCGATCGGCCTCACCCTCTCGGCGGTGGTCTTCGTCGGCGCCGGTCTGATCGCGGCCGCGTTCGGTCAGCCCGACCTCGTTCCCATCTCGCATGCGCTCTCGTTGACCTTCCTCATCAACGGCCTCGGCACGCAGTACCGCGCCGACCTCGTTCGGCGCCTGAAGTTCTCCGCGGTGGCCTCCGCCGACATCACTGCGCCGGCCGTGGCGCTGGTCATCGCCATCGGCGGCGCGCTGCTCGGTTGGGGGTACTGGGCGCTGGTCGCTCAGCAGCTCAGTCAGGCTCTCGTCCTGCTCATCGTGCTGGTGGCGGCGGCCGGGTGGCTCCCTCGCCTCCCCCGACGCAGCGAGTCCATCCGCGGGTTCCTCCGCTTCGGCTGGAACATGCTCGCCTCGCAGCTGGTCAGCTACATCAGCAACAATGTGGACAACGTGCTCGTCGGCATCCGGTTCGGTCCGCTCACGCTCGGCGTGTACAGCCGGGCGTTCCAGCTGCTCATGACGCCGCTGAACCAGGTGCGCATCCCGCTCACCACCGTTGCCCTGCCGGTGTTCTCACGCCTCAAGCACGAACGCGCCCGGTTCGACGACTGGCTCTGCCGGGGCCAGCTCGCGCTCGGCTACACGATCGTGGCGGGTCTCGCACTGGTCGCCGGCGCCTCGGAACCACTCACCGCGATCCTGCTCGGGCCGCACTGGTCGGAGGCGGCGCCCATCCTGCGCATGTTCGCCATCGCCGGAATCTTCCAGCTGCTAGCCTTCGTCGGCTACTGGGTCTACGTCTCGCGGGCGCTCACCGGCGACCTGCTGCGGTACTCCCTGGTGAGCGCGGCCATCAAGATCGTCTGCATCCTGATCGGCGTCTCCGGCGGCGTGATGGGGGTCGCGATCGCCTACGCCATCGCCCCGGCGATCTCCTGGCCGATCTCCCTCTGGTGGCTGTCGCGCCGCACGCAGATCCCGACGGCCCGCCTCTATGCCGGCGCCGGGCGCATCCTCACTCTCGCCGTGCTGACCGCGGTGGCCTCGGGGGTGGCCACCTGGCTGTGCACCCCGTGGGGCGCGATCGTGCAGGTGGCCGCGTCGATCGGCGCGGCCCTCGCGGTCTACGCGCTGGCCACACTGCTGGTGCCGGCCGTGCGCCGGGACCTCGGCGGCGTGCTTGCCGCCGCGCGGATGATCCGCTCCCGCTGA
- a CDS encoding right-handed parallel beta-helix repeat-containing protein has product MVRQPAHRLTTPKKTHRLGFGITAGAAAIALAAFGLPALAANAAPVSYQNDKQIVSDPFTRVQKNGWGAAPVGGAYAVNSPQAFSANGATGVATVPRPGASLSASLPSATAVDTDASAIVTLPMIPTTGNGVYAGLQLRSAKGSYYQATIRVDAYARVLLSVSRVNGSTVDQTTLAGEKLVAQGVTAGQKIAIDFRVTGSDTVTTTAKAWFATQPAPAWQVSGTDMTTKRLSGAGSVGVWTYVSSGSRATAVSFDDLKAYSLKSVQPGQPTPPATTTPTPTPTVTPTPTPTPTTPTTPTTPTTPTTPTVPTADPTIDQSTARVATGAAAVGSTAYAVPAGAYFVAPGGSDATARSTQATPWQTVQHAVDVVPSGSTIVLRGGTYHETVTIPRGKQVTIQSYPKEAVWFDGSRTVTGWTRSGSTWVAGNWNVAFDNSPTYTRGAPDGTQPGWAFVSPNYPMAAHPDQVWIDGAALTQVASRSAVTPGTFYVDTAAKQLVLGSDPNGKQVQSSDTVKAFTVVGDGTVLRGFGVKRYAPSVPDMGALQVYAKGVTLENLSITDNATTGLAIGDTGATVTNVTVARNGMLGATATYADGLKVTGLLAANNNTEHFNRAPVAGGLKIARSRDITVTRSNFLGNAGNALWFDESVYNASVANNDIVGNDGNALVAEISAKFAIANNVIANNGLAGVLVSDTGTVDIRNNTITGNQRDINITQGTRRASDLSTAGHDPRQKLPDPTVTWITGNITVINNVLAKSTGNAILAVEDYSHERSAAQMGITTNGNVYQRSSTALPTWAIVWSRGPGDPAVYTSIAAFTAATGQEKSSRAIDGADVLTGFTQLVPSVGASALAQPLPAATAALTGKPVGALQVGAWPA; this is encoded by the coding sequence ATGGTTCGTCAGCCCGCTCACCGCCTCACAACCCCCAAAAAGACTCACCGGCTCGGCTTCGGCATCACCGCCGGAGCGGCGGCCATCGCCCTCGCGGCCTTCGGTCTGCCGGCCCTCGCGGCGAACGCCGCGCCGGTCAGCTACCAGAACGACAAACAGATCGTCTCCGACCCCTTCACCCGTGTGCAGAAGAACGGTTGGGGTGCCGCCCCGGTCGGCGGCGCATACGCCGTGAACAGCCCCCAGGCCTTCTCGGCGAACGGAGCGACCGGCGTCGCGACGGTGCCGCGCCCCGGAGCGTCGCTCAGCGCATCCCTCCCCTCCGCCACGGCCGTCGACACCGACGCCTCGGCCATCGTGACGCTTCCGATGATCCCCACCACTGGCAACGGCGTCTACGCCGGGTTGCAGCTGCGCTCGGCGAAGGGCTCGTACTACCAGGCGACCATCCGAGTGGATGCGTATGCGCGCGTGCTGCTCTCGGTGTCGCGGGTCAACGGCTCGACCGTCGACCAGACTACGCTGGCGGGCGAGAAGCTGGTGGCACAGGGGGTGACCGCCGGTCAGAAGATCGCGATCGACTTCCGGGTGACCGGAAGCGACACGGTGACCACCACCGCGAAGGCCTGGTTCGCCACGCAGCCCGCGCCCGCCTGGCAGGTGTCTGGAACGGATATGACCACCAAACGCCTCAGCGGCGCCGGTTCTGTCGGCGTCTGGACGTATGTGTCCAGCGGCAGCCGAGCCACGGCGGTCTCCTTCGACGATCTGAAGGCCTACTCGCTGAAGTCGGTGCAGCCGGGCCAGCCGACCCCGCCCGCGACCACCACGCCGACCCCGACGCCGACGGTCACGCCCACGCCGACGCCGACACCGACGACGCCCACCACACCGACGACGCCGACCACCCCCACGACGCCGACGGTTCCCACCGCCGACCCGACGATCGACCAGAGCACAGCGCGCGTCGCCACCGGTGCGGCCGCGGTCGGCAGCACCGCATACGCCGTTCCGGCCGGTGCGTACTTCGTGGCCCCGGGCGGCTCGGACGCCACAGCGCGCAGCACCCAGGCCACTCCGTGGCAGACCGTGCAGCACGCCGTCGACGTGGTGCCGAGCGGCTCGACCATCGTGCTGCGCGGCGGCACGTACCACGAGACCGTCACGATCCCGCGCGGCAAGCAGGTCACCATCCAGTCGTACCCGAAGGAGGCCGTCTGGTTCGACGGCAGCCGCACGGTCACCGGCTGGACACGCTCTGGAAGCACCTGGGTGGCCGGCAACTGGAATGTCGCCTTCGACAACAGCCCCACCTACACGCGCGGCGCCCCCGACGGAACCCAGCCCGGCTGGGCGTTCGTGAGCCCCAACTACCCGATGGCGGCGCATCCCGACCAGGTCTGGATCGACGGAGCCGCCCTGACGCAGGTCGCCTCGCGTTCGGCCGTGACCCCCGGCACCTTCTATGTCGACACCGCCGCGAAGCAGCTCGTGCTCGGCTCCGACCCGAACGGCAAGCAGGTGCAGTCCAGCGACACCGTGAAGGCGTTCACCGTGGTCGGCGACGGCACCGTGCTGCGCGGCTTCGGCGTGAAACGGTACGCCCCCTCCGTTCCTGACATGGGTGCGCTGCAGGTGTACGCCAAGGGCGTCACGCTCGAGAACCTCTCGATCACCGACAACGCCACCACCGGGCTCGCGATCGGCGACACCGGCGCGACGGTCACCAACGTCACCGTTGCCCGCAACGGGATGCTCGGCGCCACAGCCACCTACGCCGACGGTCTCAAAGTGACCGGGCTGCTCGCGGCGAACAACAACACCGAGCACTTCAACCGGGCGCCGGTCGCCGGCGGCCTGAAGATCGCCCGCTCCCGCGACATCACCGTGACCCGGAGCAACTTCCTCGGCAACGCCGGCAACGCGCTCTGGTTCGACGAATCGGTCTACAACGCCTCCGTGGCCAACAACGACATCGTCGGCAATGACGGGAACGCACTGGTGGCGGAGATCTCGGCCAAGTTCGCCATCGCCAACAACGTGATCGCGAACAACGGACTGGCCGGGGTGCTGGTCAGCGACACCGGGACGGTCGACATCCGCAACAACACCATCACCGGCAACCAGCGCGACATCAACATCACGCAGGGCACCCGGCGGGCGAGCGACCTCTCCACGGCGGGCCACGACCCGCGACAGAAGCTGCCGGACCCGACGGTCACCTGGATCACCGGCAACATCACCGTGATCAACAATGTGCTGGCGAAGAGCACGGGCAACGCCATCCTGGCCGTGGAGGACTACAGCCACGAGCGGTCGGCGGCGCAGATGGGCATCACGACGAATGGCAACGTCTACCAGCGGTCGAGCACGGCGCTGCCTACGTGGGCGATCGTCTGGTCGCGCGGTCCTGGCGACCCGGCGGTGTACACCTCCATCGCCGCTTTCACGGCGGCGACCGGGCAGGAGAAGTCGTCCCGCGCGATCGACGGCGCGGATGTGCTCACCGGCTTCACGCAGCTCGTGCCCTCGGTCGGTGCCTCCGCCCTGGCGCAGCCGTTGCCAGCCGCGACCGCTGCGCTCACCGGCAAACCGGTCGGTGCCCTGCAGGTCGGAGCCTGGCCCGCGTGA
- a CDS encoding arsenate reductase/protein-tyrosine-phosphatase family protein: protein MPDSLFRILTVCTGNICRSPAADLLFAADLAGDERFAVSSAGTHAESGWPISPPMGALLAEQGIPSDGFVARQATKALLAESDLVLTATREHREWITGHDPRTVRRAFTMTEFADAVRAHPNPAELTAAELVAWAAANRPSAGVTTRGATTRRGYVEGDILDPYGRGDAAYVASLAQIQPLTRAISAVLLTTH from the coding sequence ATGCCCGACTCCCTCTTCCGCATCCTCACCGTCTGCACCGGCAACATCTGCCGTTCGCCGGCCGCCGATCTGCTGTTCGCCGCCGACCTGGCCGGCGACGAGCGCTTCGCTGTGAGCTCAGCCGGAACCCATGCGGAGTCGGGCTGGCCGATCTCGCCGCCGATGGGCGCCTTGCTGGCCGAGCAGGGCATCCCGAGCGACGGTTTCGTCGCCCGGCAGGCCACGAAGGCCCTCCTCGCCGAGTCGGATCTCGTGCTCACCGCGACCCGTGAACACCGGGAATGGATCACCGGGCACGACCCGCGCACCGTGCGCCGCGCGTTCACGATGACCGAGTTCGCGGATGCGGTGCGCGCCCACCCGAATCCCGCTGAACTGACCGCCGCCGAGCTTGTCGCCTGGGCGGCGGCGAACCGCCCGAGCGCCGGTGTGACCACCCGGGGCGCCACCACCCGGCGCGGTTATGTCGAGGGCGACATCCTCGATCCCTACGGGCGCGGGGATGCAGCTTATGTGGCCTCGCTCGCGCAGATCCAGCCTCTCACTCGGGCGATCTCGGCGGTACTGCTGACCACGCACTGA
- a CDS encoding adenylyltransferase/cytidyltransferase family protein, with protein MTRRVGYAAGAFDLFHIGHLNILKHAKSECDYLIAGVVSDEMLHLTKGIDPVIPLAERLEIVGSIGFVDEAVAETVPDKLDTWRELRFDVFFKGDDWRGTEKGLRLEREFAAVGVEVVYFPYTMSTSSTVLRRALDALTAGAAPAPRSAQA; from the coding sequence GTGACCCGACGCGTCGGCTACGCAGCGGGGGCGTTCGATCTGTTCCATATCGGACACCTCAACATCTTGAAGCACGCCAAAAGCGAGTGCGACTACCTGATCGCGGGCGTCGTCTCGGACGAAATGCTGCACCTGACCAAGGGCATCGACCCGGTCATCCCCCTCGCCGAACGTCTGGAGATCGTCGGGAGCATCGGTTTCGTCGACGAAGCCGTCGCCGAGACGGTTCCGGACAAGCTCGACACCTGGCGCGAGCTCCGGTTCGACGTCTTCTTCAAGGGCGACGACTGGCGCGGCACCGAGAAGGGCCTCCGCCTGGAGCGCGAGTTCGCCGCCGTCGGCGTCGAGGTCGTCTACTTCCCCTACACGATGTCCACCTCGAGCACCGTCCTCCGCCGCGCCCTCGACGCCCTCACCGCCGGCGCCGCACCCGCCCCCCGCTCCGCCCAAGCCTGA